The following proteins are encoded in a genomic region of Terriglobales bacterium:
- a CDS encoding fumarylacetoacetate hydrolase family protein: AIRRPRVSERVDHEGELGVVLGKLCRNLRDHDDVRAYIRGYTCVNDVTARDLQNKDGQWTRAKGFDTFCPVGPVISDEVDPWAGLGVETRVNGEVRQRGNTREFIFSLDAIIRYVSRVMTLFPGDLIATGTPAGVGPLQAGDMVEVTVEGVGTLRNPVENAE; the protein is encoded by the coding sequence AGCCATCCGCCGGCCCCGGGTCTCCGAGCGCGTGGACCACGAGGGCGAATTGGGGGTGGTCCTCGGCAAGCTGTGCCGCAACCTGCGCGACCATGACGACGTGCGCGCCTACATCCGCGGCTATACCTGTGTGAACGACGTCACCGCGCGCGACCTGCAGAATAAGGACGGGCAGTGGACGCGCGCCAAAGGCTTCGACACCTTCTGCCCGGTGGGCCCGGTGATCAGCGACGAAGTGGACCCTTGGGCGGGCCTGGGCGTGGAGACGCGCGTGAACGGCGAGGTGCGGCAGCGCGGCAACACCCGCGAGTTCATCTTTTCTCTCGATGCTATAATCCGCTACGTTTCGCGGGTGATGACGCTCTTTCCCGGAGACCTGATCGCCACCGGCACGCCCGCGGGCGTGGGCCCGTTGCAGGCGGGAGACATGGTCGAGGTCACGGTCGAGGGAGTGGGGACGCTGAGGAATCCGGTCGAGAATGCAGAATGA
- a CDS encoding four helix bundle protein: MKGEDLKQRTKRLAIEIVKLCRKLPETDEGHIIARQLLRCGTSVGANYRAVCRARSKPDFISKLGIVLEEADETSFWLELLVESGAIPANAVQPLLRETGELTAIFVASLRSAKNERD, from the coding sequence ATGAAAGGCGAGGATCTTAAGCAGCGGACGAAGCGGCTGGCGATTGAGATTGTCAAGCTCTGCCGCAAACTGCCGGAAACGGACGAAGGGCACATCATCGCCAGGCAGCTTCTGAGGTGTGGGACGTCGGTAGGCGCGAACTACCGGGCAGTCTGTCGTGCGCGGTCCAAGCCGGATTTCATTTCTAAGCTGGGAATCGTTCTGGAAGAGGCGGACGAGACCTCGTTCTGGCTGGAATTGCTGGTCGAGTCAGGCGCAATCCCTGCCAATGCTGTCCAGCCCCTGCTCAGGGAAACCGGAGAGCTGACCGCGATCTTTGTGGCGTCTCTCCGTAGCGCCAAGAACGAGAGAGATTGA
- the fsa gene encoding fructose-6-phosphate aldolase has protein sequence MKFFLDTANLNEIREAAALGILDGITTNPSLVAKEGKPFQETILEICSVVNGPVSVEVTATDLNGMCQQGRDYAKWHKNVVVKLPTTRDGVKGCKCLVGDGIKVNMTLCFSPNQALLVAKAGATYVSPFVGRLDDISHVGMDLVRQIVQIYKNYDFPTQVLAASLRHPLHVVEAALAGAHVATMPAKVLDLMFQHPLTDKGLAQFLKDWEKAKVSG, from the coding sequence ATGAAGTTCTTCCTCGACACTGCGAACCTGAATGAGATCCGCGAGGCGGCCGCGCTGGGCATCCTGGACGGCATCACCACCAATCCCTCGCTGGTGGCCAAGGAGGGCAAGCCCTTCCAGGAGACCATCCTGGAGATCTGCAGCGTGGTGAACGGCCCGGTGAGCGTGGAAGTCACCGCCACCGACCTGAACGGCATGTGCCAGCAGGGCCGCGACTACGCCAAATGGCACAAGAACGTGGTGGTCAAGCTGCCCACCACCCGCGACGGGGTGAAGGGCTGCAAGTGCCTGGTGGGGGACGGCATCAAGGTGAACATGACGCTGTGCTTCTCGCCCAACCAGGCCCTGCTGGTGGCCAAGGCGGGCGCCACCTACGTGAGCCCTTTCGTCGGGCGGCTCGACGACATCAGCCACGTGGGCATGGACCTGGTACGGCAGATCGTGCAGATCTACAAGAACTACGACTTTCCCACCCAGGTGCTGGCGGCCTCGCTGCGCCACCCCCTGCACGTGGTGGAGGCGGCGCTGGCGGGCGCGCACGTGGCCACCATGCCCGCCAAGGTGCTCGACCTGATGTTCCAGCATCCCCTCACCGACAAGGGCCTGGCCCAGTTCCTGAAGGACTGGGAAAAAGCCAAAGTCAGTGGATAG